The genome window TATTTGAACACTAGAACAGAACAGCAAATAAGCTGGAAAAGCAAGTTACCATCAGGATTCTCAAGGTTTGCAATGGCAACCAGGTTATTTAATTTTTGCCACCCTGTGGTCTAGTTTCAGTATGCTGCGATGAGAGCATTGCAGCCAGTTTCTACTACTTAGCTTGTACCAACATGGGACTGGGGATAGACACTAGCAAAGACTACAGCATCTTGAAGTTGAGTTTTGCCAAGAACACAAATGCTGAAAAACAAGGGGTGGGAAACCCAGAACTCAAGGAGAAGCTTCAAAAACCTCACCCCCCAGTGACActattttaaaagagaactgcATCTTTTGGTTTATATAACTCATGCAGGTACAGAAATAAACTACATGGGAACTGTGGAAATTCGTTGCTTTTCTTCACAGACACAAAAGGTTGTCGGATTGCCCAAAGCTAACAAATAACAAAAAGATTAATTCCTGTTCCCTGGATGACACTCACTCTTTTTGCTGCAAATATGGAGTTCTGTTTTCTGACTTCCAGCAAACTGTTCAGTGGCCTGCATTAGTGAGCACAGATTCATGGTcccatgggaaacaaatattagACAAATGAACTTGATCATAGGAAAAGGAGAACAATTCTCATCTGCCTTTAAAGAAATTGCATTCAAGACATTCCTCTGCCATAATTACGAACAAGTGCAGATCCCAGAGGCACCTACATCAAATGAACAAAAGGAAGAATGATCGGGCTGACACACGCCAGTGGAGTTATtaagggagaggggaggatgaAGATAAAAGAATTAACTGATTTAGCTCCCAGAGAACATGGGTACACACTGGCAGTGATCAGTAGGTAAACTTATCAATAAAAACTATGAGGCTAGAATTCCTACCTGTGCACCTTTAACTCCACTGGAAGGTGTGAGATCGAGGGCCAGCATACAGTACAAGCAGCAGAAGGAACAATGTAGAAAATTACAGCACCCATTAATTGTCGCATAGTTCAACAATCTTGTTACTAAGACACTAATCAGTTAACTGAGCATGCTTAAAATCAACAATGCCAATGCTTTTAAGGACACTTTATAAGcacaaaaatagaaataaaacttTTGTGAACAGTTTGAAAGATACAAAAAAAGTGCCTTTCCACAgcagtgctttaaaaatgcacACAATGGTATATTCTTATTGCTTGAATAAACTACTCTAAAATATTACAACGATTTCCAGGAGCCGCTGGAGGTGCTGAAGCGGGTTCAGAATCATATGAAACAGGTCAGCAGCACGCATCTTCTCTTTTCACAATGCACTTATATAACACTATACAAGTACAGATGTTTTGTGACCACTTCTTTCCTAGTCAAACACTCATTTCCTCACGTGGATTATTATTACACTTTCAAAAGGGGGGAATGCTGTAACGATGCTTCTCACATCGACGAGCCCAAATGGCAAATATTCTCTCTCACCAAATATTAGTTTCTACTGTATCGACACACGTGATCTATTGCAGCGTTGCTTGTGATTTCTGGGCTGCTTTCTTGGTTTCGAAAAAAATGAGAGCATTTAGCATTTAtttttgaagggggaaaaaaaaggtaaaaatctgaCCACCCCAATCTTGATAGTGTCCCTTTAGTGATCAGGGAAATTCACACAACCGAGCATGTTAACGTACAGTGCTAATATTGGCGTTATTTTACAGCGTACACTGTACTGCACGTACACGAGACGCAAGATCGCTTATAGTAACTATACTACCATATCACAATGTCCGATTCCCGGGTACGACTGCACAATCAAAAACTAGCAGATTACAAGAAAAAGGATTCTATTATTTTGACCCTATGGTTGTAATCAGCAGCAAATAAATAACAAATCAAATAAAGTATTCTGTTTCCACCTAATAAGGCCCCTGATGCTGTAACTGGATTCCTAACAGTTTTTTATCAGCTcccaaattatatatttttttcagtcatCTTCCATGACTGCCAGAAGTGCAATTTGTTAATTAATAGGCTTATGCGTTCGTTGCCGTCTCAAAAGGTCAAAGAAAACGCGTTACCAGCTATTTGTGGGCTGAAATTACCactcccatccctccctccccaaatgaAAGCTTCTAGCTCACAGCTGGTGAATTACAAACAATGCTTCCTTAAGGGTTCTCAGCCATTTTTTGTAAAGATAATTCATCTCTTCAGGCACAGATAAGGTGAGCATCTATATACGGTGTGTGCATGGGGCAGAGAGTACTACTGAATACAGAAACATACCTGTATTTTCAATAAGATGTACACATGTATTGATGATATATCACATGACACATCGTTAAGCCTTTGGTGCTGGGCAGCAGAGCCTCCCAATGTGTCGAAGTAAGGAATTGTGGCCCAGCAATGAGTGTAGGAGCTCCAGACAGCTCTCACAATGAGTTAACATATCATTTCTCCTTATCAGTACAAATAAGCTACCGGGCTTCTTACCACGTTAGAATGCGTATTGGATTGGAATAATATAAATGTATCCCACTTACTGTACGGACAAAGAACTTGGAGCTGAGAGTGGTTTTCAACTATTTGGAGGGGAGGCTCTTTATAGTATAAATATATTTCACTCCAGCCCAATATATataagttttttgttgttgctcaaaatgtatttattttcagtaGTATTAGGACCAGAATGTTTTGGTAATGTTGTGTCTGTATTTTCACTCAATTGACAATGTACAGATACTGACAGAATGCTTCAGTGCTGTACCATTTACCCGTCACAAACTGCCAAAAGATGCTTTTCTGATTTAAAGTGCCCCCTACATCTTCATCTTCATGTAAAGGTTTGACTGGTTAGAGTCCAATTCCTAGTAATATATACGTCAGTGGACTGAAACAATAAATACAGATCTACAAAAACATTCTGGTTATCTTCTATAACTGCGACGTAATATATCACAATCTATTATATAACTACATTTATAATACATGCACAAACATATCTCACATGGACAGACActacaaaaaattatttttttcttaaatgcagAAAAAAGTAAGAAAGGTTTTTGGTCCAATCCATATGAAGGATAAAAGAAATTGCAAGGGAGAGGACAATGCCCTTCCACCCCCTTGAAATAATCAAACCCAAACCCTCAAACTTTTTGGACTAGTTCTGAAAGGGAATGCATACAGTTACCCTTAGGGACAGTGGCAGACCATGTCTTGATCATGTTATCGCAGAAGTCACATGTTCTCTCTCTACACAAAGTACAGATTTGCTGATTGTAGAATTGACTGAAAGTCACGCAAAATATAGTTCACCTAATGATTACCAGTCCCTAGAAAGCTTGGTGTTCTGATCCCTTTTGGGGGGAGCAGGTGGTGGCCCCCTCCGCAACGTTGCATAGCCTGATATATGACTGCCTCCATAGCTGCCAGTCTTTTGCTGGTCCGCAAGCAGTTCCGGTGGGGGTGGAGGCAATGCCATGTCATCCATCGTGGCAGTCGGCTCTGTTCTGGATACACGGGAAGAAGAGAGGGAGCCATGCCGAGTGATGGATTTACGCTGCAGAGTCCTGTTTAGGTCTGCCAGGAAGCCAGGCTGAACACTAAGGCTGGACTTGGGCGAGGTGGGCACTTGTGGACTGACTGGCCCCTGTGATTCCATGATTTCGGCCTGTGTAAGCCGGGTGCTGTCATTCCGCTTGGGACGTGTGGGTGGAGGGGCTTTTTTCACTGATGATTtagaccagggctgaggctggggattAACAACAGCAACTTTTGGAGAGGTGCTACCTGAAAACACAGCTGGGATCTCTACTGGTGGTAAAGGCAGATCTATTTCTGGTGGAGGTGGCGGAAAGTCCGAATcagatggaggagaaggaaattCTACCATGGGATCCCTCCCAGGCACTCCTACCGCAGGTACCTTTGCTGAAATACCTCCTTGCTGAAGAATTATAGGCAGATTCACCCCAGAAAGATTTAGCTTTCCTGGCTTTGGaggagctacaggaggaggtggagacTCCTTGGAAGGAGATCCTGAAGGCTCTGGTGGATGTGCAAATTTGCTGACAAGGCTGTCCACCGAAGGTCTCTTAGATTCATGGTACTCAGCAGAGCTGCTGGATTTGATGCTGGAGTTTCGTTGAGGGGTTGGAGGTGGTTTCTTCCCTCCAGGACTTGAGGTCTTGCTGGCCTTTTTGACTGGAGATCCCGCCTTGTCCGGGGTAGGAGAAactgcagagggagctggggaaggtGGCGGAGGAAACACTAGGCTGCtctcaggtggaggaggaggaaaatcagGAGATGGAGCAGAGGTGGGCTGCCACTTGGGCTTTGCTTTCACTGCTGGGGGAGACTGTGGCGCCGCACTGACTGGGACAGGCTTCAAAGGCTGAGGCTCTGtggctggaggggttgggggagggggaaactgacTGGCGATTTGCTTCACAACAGACAGCACAGGAGACTGCGGGGATGGGGGAGGTTTAACAGAGAAACTCTGCTGTTTTGGtaaggtgggtgggggagtagGCCCTGGAGGAACAGGTGTTGGTGGAGGAACTTGGGAAGCTGTGAAATTTGGCTGTTTTTTTattgcaggaggagggggaacggGCCCCGGTGGCGGGATGTGGGTCACGATGGGCGATGCCGCCTTTGCACTCACCTGCGTGGGGACAGGCAGGAGGGGTttaggaggggctggggggggaggcgctgcaggcacagggggagggagagggggtggtgATGATGCAGCAACGGGAGTAACATTCTGTGGAACCTGATGGATTTTaagagggggggttgggggggtgaaTGGTGGCACTGACGGGGTGCAGGGGTTTGGTTTCAGCTGTGCCATAGCTGATCCGGGGGTAggtggaggagggggcgggggaggagggggagccaCCAACATGGGCATCTTTCCCAGTGTTGGGGGCGGTGGCGGCATTTGCTGGGTGATGGGGGGAGGTTTAAAGAGAGGCCCAGCATGCTGGGAGGCATTCTGCAGCCTCGTGATCGTGCTGTACTTGACAAACAGGGGGGCCGCTGAGCCGGTTGAAGGCGTAGACTGGCTGGGAAGAGGCGGCGgaggcggtgggggagggggtggtgggggcGGAGGTGGTGGCGGTGGGGGTGGTGGAAGGGGAGGCGATGGCTGAGAAGCTGTGTATGGGGTAGCCACTTTAATTTGTGGGGACACGGCAGGTGCAAGTGAAGTGAAGGGTCGGCTCACAGACTCCATTTTGGCCTAAAAAAGAcggggagtttaaaaaaaaaaaaagagagagagagagagagagagattaagagaGGGTATAAAGGCAAGTTCTAAATATTTGTCACTGAAAGTAAGATGCAGACTACAGCATGCAGGAAACATAAGCACAATGATGCAGCAGAAGGAAATTCTGAACACGGACAAGATGGAGGAACTAGAGTGTGCTCATGGAGGGGACGGGGTGGAGATGGAGTCTCACAAGGACGGAGTGCTAGGTTTACTCAACTATATGCCTGAACAATCGGAGGAGATGGACTATAGCTGAAATTTTCTGATCAGATAGCAGTTCAAGGGGCGGCAGGTGCAACACTCTTGCCATTGTGGTTGGGTGTTTAGCACATATAGAAGTGAGGCATGACCCCACGAAGATTCCTGGGGGCAGACCTCTGTGCCCATGCAGAATCCCAGTAACGTTCATGGGATTCCAGATGGGTGTAAGGGATGTACCCAGGGAGATCCCCTTGCAGAACTGAGCCCTTAGAGAGAAAGCCATGCAGAGTAAGAGACACTGCAGATGTCCATTCAGGTCTGTAAGACTGAATTTGGACCAGGCTGACACAAGGCCTTCAAGAGCACCTGTCTTTCCATGATCTCGAACTACATCAGGGAATGCTATCATTTTATGTTAGCTGTGGTGATGGCACTATGCTGCTAATGTTTTGATACATGGAAGCCTAAAAATATTCTGAGAAGAGTGCAGTACACTGCAGGAACAAACTCCACACGCTGGTACATCATGGAGACATTTTCATCCAACATGCACTGAAGTTCAACAatgcagagagaaaaggggaatTTTATGGAAAAATCCTCAAACATTctgtataaaataataaaaaaattgataCACAAAAATTGTATTGGTAAAGAACAGCTAGACATGCAACTGAACAtaacggagagagagagagagagagagagagctgggatgAAAAGAAATGGGTTGAGAGAGGAAGGAATACTGCATTCTACAATCCAGCCAATTCATTTGGGTTTATTCAGTAGCATTAGGGTTAAagctttttaaattgtaaatctAAATTTTTGTTAAAGATTAAAGAACATAATTATATTTACTCCTAAGGTTTGTCAACACCACATCCTCCTTATAACATGGTCCCCCTTTGAGCCAAGCCGTGAGTTTCATGATGATTGTAATAGAAAGCCTTCTTTGTAACTGATGCCAAAAACAGCCTAATAGAATGGACATCCACAGTTACTAAACATTTTATTAGGACACATTTTGTCAGTGCCACTATATATGACTAGCTAACTTATATGAAAAGGTTTGCATATCAATTTGTTATAAGGGCCAATACATGGATAGTACTATATCTACTCTTCATTTGACTGGgagaaaactgaaatattaacTTATAATGAAATAGATCAGACTGAAATAGAATAACTTATAACGAACACAGCGTGTGCCTCTATTTGTCAAAGTAAGCTAGTAAGGCAAGGAATTGGACAAAACCCTGGAGCAATTCAGCAGGTTCAAAAGAAAGATTAAGATCTCTGAAAAGGGTTAGTCGCCAAGATTCGAGTAATATCAGTCACTCAGGTTAATGTGCTTTCAAAACAGCCCCTgaccttaattctgccctgtaTAAGGCATGCCGGGCACGCAGACCTTAGCTGTGCTGGGCTTCGCGTTTGACACCTGAGACAGTGAGGCAACAGGAGAAACACAAGGAGCATCAAAAACAAAGAGGGCGACAGAAGCATAACAAGCACGCATCAGTGCATGGCAGGGTTTGCAAAGACTGGGAATTAAAGACTACATGCAAGGTTGTCCTGTGACCCAGTTTGTCTTGTCATTTAAAAACCACATTCTGAACtctcctttaggttttcttttgtATTGCCATCCTGGCTATATTTAAAATTGGAGAGCTGCTGGTAaactaagtaaataaaaagacCAACCTAAACAACACTGTGTTTGGTGTCCTTTACTGTACTGAACTggttaataaaatattatttggcGGATATACAAGTCTAATTATTCAGAAATACAGAATCATTCATTTGCTCCAACTGTATTCTCAAAgagcaatctttttttttatcagcAATTAGATTACCATATGGTTTTTGaacatgcttttaaaattttaGATACAATTAAGCATGAAGAATTTTGCCTGGCATCTAGGAGGGCGATTTTTACACAAATCAATAAACACAAGTAATATTGAGGAAAGGACAAAGAACAATGTctctgaacttttaaaaatatgcacaatTATTTGTAACAAATTACGAAAATGTGTTCAGTGAAATTTGGTTTCTAAAGGCCTAGAAGATAATTCATTCCgtgtttaagattttttttctcttctctgagGCAGTTAAAACTAACTTATATTTGCAGTTGTTAATTCACAATGGTGAGGTGTATCTTTAGGAATATTTAGAAACTACACCAATGCTATTTATAAGGAGAAAGCAGCTAATAGTTTGTATATGCAATAGCTACACTATTGTTAAAGCATTTTTTTGGTATGCAGAATCACTCTATATGCATGGATCTGGGCTCCCAGAGCACACCGACAAAACACACAAGAACAGTTCCCCTTGCTCCATACAGTGTGTTAATGCCTTtattaatgttttcttttctggggCCCCTCCAAGACCTTTTTTGACCTGAAGGATTCTCACTATTCCCTGTCCCTTTACTATTCACAATCTCAAACTTGCATTATGATTCTCCTTCTGCTCAATGGCCAGACTCCCTCTGAGGAGCCTCAGTGTTTTGTCTGACTAAAAGATAACCAAGCAATGAAAGGCCTCCTCCCAGCAGAGGACTGGTGACCTAGGAATGAGAGACCAAGCACAAGTCCCATAATGATCCAAACTCTGGGCTACAACTCGACTGTCAAGCCAagcctccattttctgaaacttttcatcTTGTTTGGTTTCCTTTAAAACCAGCAAACATATTGTGTGGACACTATGATAAACACTCAGAAGGCACTGCTGGAGTCTAGCCGGTCAATGATCTGCCTGTACCAGGAATGTCTCACGGTGATTGTAACTGCCTCATCACAGCACCAACATTTCAGTGACAATATtcttcctctcccccgccccccaaatatACCTTAATTCTTCTTCTTATCTCCTTAATTCTCAGAGCTCTGGTATTACTGAGGTCAGAGACCCAGACAGGACCAAAATTAGGTACTATAGGCTGTAGTGATTGCTGCAGTTAAGGTTATAACTCAATTCTTCAGTTGTAACCCCTTACACTTAACTTTTTCAAAAATGTACTTTTGAGATAAAACGTCACATACTTTGCATAAGTGCAAAGGTGAACTCTGGACATTTTTAGGGCAATCCATTCACCTGTGTTGGGCAAGTGTGGGAGAAATACAACTTTTCTTGTTTGAAAAAAAGTTGTTCCACTTTTTGTTGCAGACAAGTAACTCAAATTGCTGAATTATAAAACTTCAGTCCTTGTACATGGATAGCCCTTAATAAGGAACTGTCTGAAAAAAACGtgttttaaaattgctttaaTCAGATCTAGTACAAATTCTCTTAGGTTTTGAGTTGAGCAATTGCCAGTGGCATGATGGAGTTGTAAAAATACAGCATCACAAGTCCACTGTGCTCCaagaaaattaaatggaaaaaacttTAGTGCCGTAGGAAGTTttttcaggtttaaaaaaaatcaatcaggaaatgaaaagttacagTTCTCATAGCAACATTATCTCGCCCACATTGCATATTCTGTACCAATTCAAATTTTCAAGGGCAAATGCACTTTTGCACATGCCCAATACCTGATCAGATTATGCATGTCAGGATGACAAGCATGGACTGGTACGGGCACACAAATGATCAGCTCTTGTACACTTTTAAAAGTTTGGTCAACAGTAGGCAGAATTTGTTACTACTAGACTAAGTACTGAATGATTAGATTTATACAAAAAATAACCCTCCCCCATCAAAGACTCTAGATGCTCCGACAAATTATGAAACGTAAAAGGTATGCTCAGGGTAGATGAGTTAACATTGCTTAGAGAACTATAACGGATATGTTGCTTAACGTCTGCATATTTGAATTTGCATCAACTTATTTTCTTCATTTAGTTATATATTCCACAACCCACATCACCATTGGAGGACAAAGTGAAATCTGTATGCTTTTTCTTTAAGacgtttccattttaaaaacgttgtcttttgtaaaatgaattcagTGTCTGTAACAGATGCAAGCACTGAAGGAAGTAGCCCTAAGCATCTCTCACATTGTCCTGCCAATGTACCTCAACTCTGACCTGACACTGTTAATTCAGATTCTGTGCCCGCTCAGCACCTGGTATCTATGCGAAGACTGCCAACAAAGTCATTCATAGTTGCAATTTTTGTGGTGTGTTCTGTTGTTCATGAGGAATTGCATTAATGACTTATTTCACAATGGAGGTGTAAAACTTTTGGTTATTACTAACCCACAGCAGATCTGAGTCAGGCATTCAAGAGTTGAAATCCTTTATACCCATTTACCAACACCATGAGGCATCCGCTCTCCTCTCACTACCCAATTACTACTTCTGTTTCATATTTTATCTACAGCGTATTAAAACATACTACTTCAATTATCATGGAACCCAAATAAAAACACCTAGGGGAATACCGCTGGAGCAGATTTCAAAACAGGCTCATGCGTCTGTCTGCTTCTAGCTCCACCTCTCAGTTGTTCACAGCCTCACAATGGAAGGACATGACTAGTTTCTTAAGTAAAGAGATCTTCCTGAAAGCATTTCATTCAACTTTTGGGCAGTTAATGTTTTTGCTTGGTCTTTTTTAACATTACTCAGTAGAATTTTTAAGCCACGGCTGTCTTACACCTAATAATTGGAAAATGACTAAAAAACCCGTCAAGCTTCTATGGGCACGTATAAAACCTCACAGGAGGCTCAAGAGGTGACTCATTACCCTGGAGAAAGCtatatctgaaaaaaaattataatgcaGTATGTTGAAAAGGTGGAGTAAAAAGGGAAGAGAATCCCAGTAAAGATACAGATGAGAAGAGATGTCACTGTGTTTCGTACATTTTGTGGGGGTGCTGGTTCTCATGCTAAAGTCTTCTTGTTACCTTGCTGGACTCTTCCAGCTGAGTGCCTCGTTTCCAGGCCTCAGAGAAGATAGAGCTGACAATACTTTGGGAACGGACATGGCCAGTTGGCTGGGTGTCAGAAACTCCACTGTCAGATTGATTAGAGTGATTTGATTGAGactctgtttaaaaaatatgaaacacAGGAAAAAGTTCATTTTTATCAAAGTAAGTCAATGAGTTTGTAATGTGACACTTTCATGAGTGACACTTTCTAGGCACAAAGGTGACAGGTTAATTTTATGCTTGCTAAAATACATTATCTCACCAAAGGACATTATTTCCACTAAAACACTTAGCTCATGGTCAGACATACTGGAAAATTGCGGGTCTGaaacaccccctcacacacacacacacacacacatccaaaaAAACCCCTGACAATCACACCTGCAACCTTGTGAAGACAGCCACATATCAGTTATGTTTTGTGAAGGCTATCCTGTTCTCATGCCTTACAGAAGCTTCTGTTCATGTTGCCTAGCCCAAGGATGCCAGGAAGTCACAAGAGTTGTAACTTAGTCCTGGTGACTCAGCAGATATGCTTTGCATGGACAGGGCATTGCAAAGCTAACAGTTCTGCAATTAGTTGTTTTCAGTAGAACTATGCTTGACTACCCATTGAGTCTCAAACCCAATTCCATACAGTTGTAAATTAGCTGTAAACAATGAGGAAGAGGTGTAAATTGTTACCCAATTTTTGAACAGCTACAGTTACTCCCCACTTAACATCCTCTTGCTTAATGTTGTTTCGATCTTACATCCCTGCTCCACtacagaacatgctcgtttaaagttctGCAAAGCTCCGCTATAATGTCATTTGGTCACCTGCTTTGACAACGGCTGGCAGCCCCCATCAGATCCCCTAcacccccccag of Natator depressus isolate rNatDep1 chromosome 11, rNatDep2.hap1, whole genome shotgun sequence contains these proteins:
- the RAPH1 gene encoding ras-associated and pleckstrin homology domains-containing protein 1 isoform X1; this translates as MGARTCKYVPKGVESLKWTAKKAAYLSETLHSLGEQRKEVRGRTTLTNSKAFTTVQMEQLSDEELDHGAEEDSDKEDQDLDKMFGQWLGELDKLTQSLDTDKPMEPVKKSPLRQETNIANFSYRFSMYNLNEALNQGDTVDLDALMADLCSIEQELSSIGSQSANSAAVKRLATETKVAQKPPAGRLSSKHSSIKGSSSSSGRVTKPSNANFSLEDITAQLEKASLSMDEAAQQSVMEDAKPVVTAQHRRTASAGTVSDAEVRSISNSSRSSITSAASSMDSLDIDKMTRPQELDLTQQGQPITEEEQAAKLKAEKIRVALEKIKEAQVKKLVIRVHMSDDSSKTMMVDERQTVRQVLDNLMDKSHCGYSLDWSLVETISELQMERIFEDHENLVENLLNWTRDSQNKLIFVERIEKYALFKNPQNYLLGKKETSEMADRNKEVLLEECFCGSSVTVPEIEGVLWLKDDGKKSWKKRYFLLRASGIYYVPKGKAKVSRDLVCFLQLDHVNVYYGQDYRNKYKAPTDYCLVLKHPQIQKKSQYIKYLCCDDVRTLHQWINGIRIAKYGKQLYVNYQEALKRTESAYDWTSLSSSSIKSGSSSSSLPESQSNHSNQSDSGVSDTQPTGHVRSQSIVSSIFSEAWKRGTQLEESSKAKMESVSRPFTSLAPAVSPQIKVATPYTASQPSPPLPPPPPPPPPPPPPPPPPPPPPLPSQSTPSTGSAAPLFVKYSTITRLQNASQHAGPLFKPPPITQQMPPPPPTLGKMPMLVAPPPPPPPPPPTPGSAMAQLKPNPCTPSVPPFTPPTPPLKIHQVPQNVTPVAASSPPPLPPPVPAAPPPPAPPKPLLPVPTQVSAKAASPIVTHIPPPGPVPPPPAIKKQPNFTASQVPPPTPVPPGPTPPPTLPKQQSFSVKPPPSPQSPVLSVVKQIASQFPPPPTPPATEPQPLKPVPVSAAPQSPPAVKAKPKWQPTSAPSPDFPPPPPESSLVFPPPPSPAPSAVSPTPDKAGSPVKKASKTSSPGGKKPPPTPQRNSSIKSSSSAEYHESKRPSVDSLVSKFAHPPEPSGSPSKESPPPPVAPPKPGKLNLSGVNLPIILQQGGISAKVPAVGVPGRDPMVEFPSPPSDSDFPPPPPEIDLPLPPVEIPAVFSGSTSPKVAVVNPQPQPWSKSSVKKAPPPTRPKRNDSTRLTQAEIMESQGPVSPQVPTSPKSSLSVQPGFLADLNRTLQRKSITRHGSLSSSRVSRTEPTATMDDMALPPPPPELLADQQKTGSYGGSHISGYATLRRGPPPAPPKRDQNTKLSRDW
- the RAPH1 gene encoding ras-associated and pleckstrin homology domains-containing protein 1 isoform X2, which codes for MEQLSDEELDHGAEEDSDKEDQDLDKMFGQWLGELDKLTQSLDTDKPMEPVKKSPLRQETNIANFSYRFSMYNLNEALNQGDTVDLDALMADLCSIEQELSSIGSQSANSAAVKRLATETKVAQKPPAGRLSSKHSSIKGSSSSSGRVTKPSNANFSLEDITAQLEKASLSMDEAAQQSVMEDAKPVVTAQHRRTASAGTVSDAEVRSISNSSRSSITSAASSMDSLDIDKMTRPQELDLTQQGQPITEEEQAAKLKAEKIRVALEKIKEAQVKKLVIRVHMSDDSSKTMMVDERQTVRQVLDNLMDKSHCGYSLDWSLVETISELQMERIFEDHENLVENLLNWTRDSQNKLIFVERIEKYALFKNPQNYLLGKKETSEMADRNKEVLLEECFCGSSVTVPEIEGVLWLKDDGKKSWKKRYFLLRASGIYYVPKGKAKVSRDLVCFLQLDHVNVYYGQDYRNKYKAPTDYCLVLKHPQIQKKSQYIKYLCCDDVRTLHQWINGIRIAKYGKQLYVNYQEALKRTESAYDWTSLSSSSIKSGSSSSSLPESQSNHSNQSDSGVSDTQPTGHVRSQSIVSSIFSEAWKRGTQLEESSKAKMESVSRPFTSLAPAVSPQIKVATPYTASQPSPPLPPPPPPPPPPPPPPPPPPPPPLPSQSTPSTGSAAPLFVKYSTITRLQNASQHAGPLFKPPPITQQMPPPPPTLGKMPMLVAPPPPPPPPPPTPGSAMAQLKPNPCTPSVPPFTPPTPPLKIHQVPQNVTPVAASSPPPLPPPVPAAPPPPAPPKPLLPVPTQVSAKAASPIVTHIPPPGPVPPPPAIKKQPNFTASQVPPPTPVPPGPTPPPTLPKQQSFSVKPPPSPQSPVLSVVKQIASQFPPPPTPPATEPQPLKPVPVSAAPQSPPAVKAKPKWQPTSAPSPDFPPPPPESSLVFPPPPSPAPSAVSPTPDKAGSPVKKASKTSSPGGKKPPPTPQRNSSIKSSSSAEYHESKRPSVDSLVSKFAHPPEPSGSPSKESPPPPVAPPKPGKLNLSGVNLPIILQQGGISAKVPAVGVPGRDPMVEFPSPPSDSDFPPPPPEIDLPLPPVEIPAVFSGSTSPKVAVVNPQPQPWSKSSVKKAPPPTRPKRNDSTRLTQAEIMESQGPVSPQVPTSPKSSLSVQPGFLADLNRTLQRKSITRHGSLSSSRVSRTEPTATMDDMALPPPPPELLADQQKTGSYGGSHISGYATLRRGPPPAPPKRDQNTKLSRDW